The following are encoded together in the Montipora capricornis isolate CH-2021 chromosome 5, ASM3666992v2, whole genome shotgun sequence genome:
- the LOC138049949 gene encoding uncharacterized protein yields MGRRNFNISKIISTFYCIFNFVLIADSSHRDKLADKQNNLITNKVNLSEGKFLVEWNIDQNAECIEFNLNVTVDEKGWVFFGFMPLNNTEKPRSIQDTKGDFVLTWISASPSHKRKTLDLNTIKMTGNLEIDDKNNYQVIAENSTENSSLQVIHIKRKLDTGDPQDVPITDHPMWMFGAWGTSGEFINEFTKIKDNINNSLRVEKAIFMKKNKGGVHFNKVPWKVLKEQMKKHWIGVVVGSAALLTMSIVAVIYLCTTRGKINAKKIKMAIYKEDKDDEARVAFLHSRT; encoded by the exons ATGGGTAGACGAAATTTCAACATCTCCAAGATCATAAGCACATTTTATTGCATCTTTAACTTTGTGCTAATCGCTGACTCATCACACCGAGATAAACTGGCGGACAAGCAAAACAACCTCATCACAAACAAAGTCAACTTGAGTGAAGGCAAGTTTCTAGTAGAATGGAACATTGACCAAAATGCCGAGTGCATTGAATTCAATTTGAACGTTACAGTTGACGAAAAAGGTTGGGTCTTCTTTGGATTCATGCCGTTGAACAACACTGAGAAGCCAAGAAGCATCCAAGATACTAAAGGAGATTTTGTTCTTACCTGGATATCGGCATCACCCTCACACAAAAGGAAAACACTG GACTTGAATACCATAAAAATGACAGGGAATTTAGAGATAGATGACAAAAACAATTACCAGGTTATAGCAGAGAATTCTACAGAGAACTCAAGCCTTCAGGTGATTCACATCAAAAGAAAACTTGACACAGGGGACCCACAGGATGTGCCTATCACG GACCACCCAATGTGGATGTTTGGTGCATGGGGAACATCTGGAGAGTTTATAAACGAGTTCACAAAGATAAAAGACAACATAAACAACTCCTTGAGAGTTGAAAAAGCCATCTTCATGAAGAAGAATAAGGGTGGAGTACATTTCAATAAGGTGCCATGGAAGGTGTTAAaag AGCAAATGAAGAAACATTGGAttggtgttgttgttggttCAGCTGCTCTACTGACCATGTCAATTGTAGCAGTGATTTACTTGTGCACCACACGGGGTAAAATCAAcgcaaagaaaatcaaaatggctatttacaaaga